Genomic window (Pseudomonas xantholysinigenes):
CGGCACCAACGTGGCCATGCTCAATGCCCTGGCCCATGTGATCGTCAGTGAAGGCCTGCTCGACCAGCGCTTCATCGACGCCCGCTGCGAGACCGAGGACTTCGCCCGCTGGCGTGATTTCGTCGCCCTGGCGGACAACGCGCCCGAGGTGCTTGGCCCGGTGTGCGGCGTGCCTGCCGAGCAGATCCGCGCCGCCGCCCGGCTGTATGCCAGCGCTGGCAACGCGGCGATCTACTACGGCCTGGGCGTCACCGAGCACAGCCAGGGCAGCACCGCGGTGATGGGCATCGCCAACCTGGCCATGGCCACCGGCAACATCGGCCGCGAAGGGGTAGGGGTGAACCCGCTGCGCGGGCAGAACAACGTGCAGGGTTCCTGCGACATGGGCTCGTTCCCCCATGAATTACCCGGCTACCGGCATATCTCCAATGCCAGCGTGCGCGCCGAGTTCGAGCAGGCCTGGGGCGTGACCCTGCAACCCGACCCCGGGCTGCGCATACCGAACATGTTCGAGGCCGCGCTCGACGGCAGCTTCAAGGCGCTGTACTGCCAGGGCGAAGACATCGCCCAGAGCGACCCCAACACCCAGCACGTCACCGCCGCGTTGCTGGCGATGGAGTGCGTGGTGGTGCAGGATATTTTCCTCAACGAAACGGCCAAGTTCGCCCATGTGTTCCTGCCGGGCAGCTCGTTCCTCGAGAAGGACGGCACCTTCACCAACGCCGAGCGGCGGATCTCGCGGGTGCGCAAGGTGATGGAGCCACTGGCCGGCAAGGCCGACTGGGAGGCCACCGTGGCCCTGGCCGGCGCGCTGGGCTACCCCATGCACTATCCTGACCCGTCGGCGATCATGGACGAGATCGCCCGCCTGACGCCTAGCTTCCACCGCGTCAGCTATGCCGAACTGGAGCGCCACGGCAGCCTGCAGTGGCCGTGCAACGAGGCCGCGCCCGATGGCACGCCGACCATGCACATCGAGCAGTTCGTGCGCGGCAAGGGGCGCTTCATGCTCACCGGCTACGTGCCCACCGACGAAAAGGTCAACAGCCGTTACCCGTTGCTGCTGACCACCGGGCGCATCCTCAGCCAGTACAACGTCGGCGCCCAGACCCGCCGCACTGGCAACGTCGCCTGGCACGACGAGGACCGCCTGGAAATCCATCCCAGCGACGCCGAGAGCCGTGGCATCAGCGACGGCGACTGGGTGGGCATCGGCAGCCGCTCCGGGCAGAGCGTGCTACGCGCCAGGGTCAGCGGCCGGGTGGCCCCGGGGGTGGTGTATACCACCTTCCATTTCCCCGAATCCGGCGCCAACGTGATCACCACCGACAACTCCGACTGGGCCACCAACTGCCCGGAATACAAGGTCACCGCGGTGGAGGTGGCGAAGGTGTTCCAGCCGTCGGAGTGGCAGAAGCGCTATCAGCATTTCAGTGACGAGCAGCAGCGCTTGCTCAAGGAGCGGCGTCAGGCGGACAAGGTAGAGGTGCGTCGATGAGCAGTGACAACCTGGTGAAGATGGCCAACCAGATCGCCCACTACTTCGACAGCGAGCCGGATCACGCCAAGGCGGTGCAGGGCGTGAGGCAGCACCTGCAGAGCTTCTGGACGCCGGCCATGCGTCGGCAGTTGGCGGTGTGGGTCGAGGCTCATGCCGGGGAGGGGCTTGACCCGAAGGTGCGCGAGGCGCTGTAGCCAATCACCGTGGCAGCGATGCTTTTGCTCAGATTCCTCGATCTGATGTGATCGCTTGTGGGAGCGGGCTTGTCGGACCGCCGCGAACCAGGCAACGCAGTGGATGGCACCGGCTCTGCCGGTGTTCGCGGGTGAACCCGCTCCCACAGGTTCACCTGTGCCTTGGAGCCAGCGCTGTACCTGTAGGAGCGGCCTTGTGTCGCGAAAGGGCTGCGCAGCAGCCCCGGGATTTCAGCGTTGTTGCAAAGATCGCCGGGGCCGCTTTGCGGCCCTTTCGCGACACAAGGCCGCTCCTACAGGGATCGCGCCAGGTTGAGACATCTCGGCAAGGCCGTTGCAGGGCATGGCTCGACCCCTGATAACGCTGGCCTGGCGATTAGCCAGGCTTGAGCAACATGAAGAGTCCGTCATGTTTGCAGGGCAATTCCTGCACCAATGCTACGCTCGCAAAAACACCGTCACGGAATCCCACCATGGACATGAACTGGCATCAGGCCTTGCAGGAGAGCCTGCGCTGGCTGGCAATCGCCTCATCGATCACCTTGGTCTGCTTCACCATCACCGCCCTGCTGGCGGTGCGCTATACCCGTTGGGGCGCGCAGTTCTGGCAATTGGCCGGCCCTTATTTCAGTTGGCGGCGCAGCTGGCGGCCACTGCTGGCCTTCGCCTTGTTGCTGGTGCTGACGCTGTTCTCGGTACGTCTGAACGTGCTGTTCTCGTTCTGGTACAACGGCTTCTACAGTGCCTTGCAGGCCCTCGATCAGACCGCGTTCTGGTACCTGCTTGGCGTGTTCGCGGTGCTGGCGACCATTCATGTCCTGCGCTCGCTGTTCACCTTCTACGTCACCCAGGCCTTCAATATCCGCTGGCGGGTGTGGCTCACCGAGCGCCTGACCGCCGACTGGATGCATGGCGATGCCTACTACCGTGGGCAGTTTCTCGCCGAGCCGGTGGACAACCCCGACCAGCGTATCGAACTGGATGTGAACGCCTTCGTCACCGGTTCCGTGTCGCTGGCGCTGGGGGCGGTCAGCGCGCTGGTGTCGCTGGTGGCCTTCACCGGCATCCTCTGGGGGCTGTCGGCGCCGCTGACCGTGGCGGGTATCGAGGTACCACGGGCCATGGTGTTCGCGGTGTACGTCTATGTGCTGATCGCCACCTGGATCGCCTTCCGCCTCGGCCAGCCGCTGATTCGCCTGAATTTCCTCAACGAAAAGTTCACCGCCAACTTCCGCTACGCATTGATGCGCCTGCGCGAGAACGCCGAGAACATCGCCTTCTACCAGGGCGCGCAGGTGGAGCGGGGCACCTTGCTGGGCCGGTTCTTCACCTTGATCGGCAATGCCTGGGCGCTGGTGTTCCGAAACCTCAAGTTCAGCGGCTTCAACCTCGGCGTCAGCCAGGTCGCCGTGGTGTTCCCGTTCATTCTCCAGGCGCCACGCTTCTTCAGCGGCGCGATCAAGCTGGGCGATGTGATGCAGACCGCCCAGGCGTTTGGCCAGGTGCAGGACTCGCTGTCGTTCTTCCGTGAGTCCTACGACACCTTCGCCCAGTACCGCGCCACCCTCGACCGTCTGACCGGCTTCCTCGATGCCAACCAGCAGGCCGGTGCCTTGCCACGGGTGACCACCGTCGAGCAGGCCCATGCCCTGGACATCCAGGGGCTGCAGGTGCTGCGCCCGGATGGGCATGCACTGATCGCCGACCTGCACCTCAACCTGCGGGCCGGCCAGGCGCTGCTGATCAAGGGGCCGTCGGGCAGTGGCAAGACCACCTTGTTGCGTGCCTTGGCCGGGCTCTGGCCCTATGCCGAAGGCGAGGTGCGGCGACCGCTGGGGCAGCAGGCGTTGTTCCTCGCCCAGCGCCCATACCTGCCCCTGGGCGACCTGCGCACCGCCATTGCCTACCCGGCCGATGGCCTGCCGGCGGACGACGGGCGTATGCGCCAGGCGCTGGAGCAGGTCAACCTGGCGCACCTGGTCGAACGGCTTGGTGAGGCGCGCGATTGGTCGCGCATCCTGTCGATCGGTGAGCAGCAGCGGCTGGCTTTTGCCCGGGTATTGTTCAACCGGCCGCAGGTGGTGTTCCTCGACGAGTCCACCTCGGCCATGGACGAAGGGCTGGAGCATGCGCTGTATGGCCTGCTGCGCCGGGAAATGCCGGGCAGCCTGCTGGTCAGTGTCGGCCATCGTGGCACGCTGGCGGGGTTCCATTCCCATCGCCTGGAAGTGGACGGGCAGGGGGGCTGGTCGCTGCTGGAGCAGCAAGCGGTTCAAGCACCCGCCTGATTCGTCAGCCAGGCTACAAATGCCGTAGGAGCCAGCCTTGCCGGCAAGGCGCCTGCGGCGGTGTCAGCGGGTTAGCCACAGCCCGGCCAGCGTGACCAATGCGAACACGGCGCCAGCCATGAACGTCGCCTGGTAGCCCAACCCATCCCACAGCCCGCCCGCCAGCACGCTGGCCACCAGCAGCGCCACCCCGGTCAGCAGGTTGAACACCCCGAACGCCGTCCCGCGCAGGTGCGCCGGGGCATGATCGGCGATCAGCGCGGCGAAAACGCCCTGGCTGAAGCCCAGGTGCAGCCCCCACAAGCCGACACCCAGGGCCAGGCCTGCCCAGCCCGGCAGCAGCGCCAGGGCCAGGTCGGCCAGGACCAGCAAGCCCAGCCCGGTCATCAGCACGCCACGCCGGCCGACTCGGTCCGACAGCGCCCCGGCGGGGTAGGCCGACAGCGAGAACGCCAGTGACATCACCACCAGCACCCCGGGTGCCCACAACGCCGGTAATCCCAGGGCCTGGCCGCGCAGCAGCAGGAACGCCTCGCTGAAGCGCGCCAGGGTGAACAAGGTGGCCAGCAGCACCAGCCGCCAATAGGCGGGGCCCAGGTTCGCCAGTTCGCGTAGCGCCAGGGGCGCGTGCGGCCGGCTTGCGGCGCTGCCAGCGGGCTCGCGAACGAACACCAGCAGCACGTACACGGCCAGGAGCGCCGGGATCACTGCAGCCCAGAACACTGTCTGGAAATGGCTGGCGGTCAGCCACATCAGCAGGATCGCCAGCAGCGGGCCGATGAACGCGCCCACGGTATCCAGCGCCTGGCGCAGGCCAAAGGCCGCGCCGCGCAGTTCGGTCGGAGTGATGTCGGCGATCAGCGCATCCCGCGGTGCGCCACGGATGCCTTTGCCGATGCGGTCGACGAAGCGCGCGGCGGTCAGCCATTCCAGGCCGGAGGCCAGCGGGAACACCGGCTTGCTCACGGCGGCCAGGCCGTAGCCGACCGCCGTGAGCAACTTGCGCTGGCCCAGGCGGTCGCTGAGGGCGCCGGAAAACACCTTGGTGATCGACGCCGTGGCTTCGGCGATGCCTTCGATCAGGCCCACCGCCAGCACCGAGGTACCCAGCACGCCGACCATGTACAGCGGCAGCAGGGCGTGGATCATTTCCGAGGAAATGTCCATGAGCATCGAGACGAAGCCCAAGGCCCAGACGCTACGGGGGATGGCGTGATGGTTGGGCATGCTGCTCTCGAGGATGGCGTCGCCTTCACTGTAGCCGATGCCGCCCTCGAGCCAGGCACTCCTACAGGGCCTGGGTAAAGGCTGAAGCCAAAAGTCAGGACTTGAACCGCCCGACCAACCCATTCAGCTCGTCCGACAACAGCGCCAGCCTGCCGGAATCGGCCTGGGCCGAACTGGCCAGCCCCTCCACCAGCCGCGCCTCGTCGTAGATTTGCTGGATATGCCGGTTGATCTCCTCGGCCACGCTGTGCTGTTCCTCGGCGGCGGCGGAAATCTGCAGGTTCTGGTCGCGAATCTCGTTCACCGACAGCTGGATGCCCTCGAAGCTGTCCCGCGCACTTGCGATCGAGGTCACGCTGGCCCGCGACAGGTCCAGGCAGCTTTCCATCTTCTGCGAGACTTCCTGGGTCTTGTCGCCCAGGGTGTTGAGCAGCTGGTCGATCTCGCCGGTGGAGTCGGCGGTGCGCTTGGCCAGCGCGCGCACCTCGTCGGCCACCACGGCGAATCCACGGCCCTGGTCGCCGGCCCGCGCCGCCTCGATGGCGGCATTGAGCGCCAGCAGGTTGGTCTGCTCGGCGATGGCGCGGATGGTGCCGAGGATCTGGTTGATGCTGCGGCTGCCTTCCTCCAGCTCGACCATCGCCTGGGACGACTCGCTCAGGCGCCGGCCCAGGCGATTGACGTTGTCGGTGGTCGCTTCGATCTGCTGCTTGCCTTCGGCGACCCGGCGATGGCCGTGCTCGGCGGCATCCGCCGCGCTGCTGCACGAGCGCGCCACCTCGTTGGCGGTGGCGACCATCTGGTTGAACGCGGTGGACACCAGCTCCACCGCCTCACGTTGGCGCCCGGCGGCTTCGTTCATGTCGCCGGCCATCGCACTGTTGCTGCGCGAGGCCTCGTGCAGGTTGGTCGAGGCCGCGCCGATACGCTGGATCAGTTGGCGAATGGCGGCGAGGAACTTGTTGAACCAGCCGGCCAGCTCAGCGGTTTCGTCCTTGCCCTGCACCTGCAGGTCGCGGCGCAGGTCGCCTTCGCCCTCGGCGATCGATTGCAGGCCGATGCTGACCTGGCCGATGGGCCTGACGATGACCCGCGAGAACGCCGCCGCCACCAGGGCGAACAGCAGCGCCAGCACCACCACGATCAGTGCGGTGACATAGGTCATGCGGGTGGCGGCGGCCATCACTTCGTCGTACTCGATCAGGCCGACGAAGCGCCAGCCCAGGCCTGGCGAGGTCCACACGTTGGCCATGTAGCGCTTGCCGTCGATCGTCACCTCGGTAGCGCCCTGGGCGGTCGCCGCCAGTTGCGCGTAGGGCGCGCCGAGGTCCTTGAGCTGCTTGAAGCCGTGGCTGGCATCGCGCGGGTCGACCAGCACGGTGCCGTTCTCGATCAGCATCACGTAGCCGCTGTCGCCGAGCTTGATGCTCTTGACCAGCTCGGTGAGGTTCTTCAGCGACACGCTGACCACGAACACCCCCTTGGCCTTGCCGCTGGCATCGAGCAGCGCCCGGGCGGTGCCGACCAGCGCCACGTCGTCCTTGTCGTAGTAATAGGCGGCGGTGCGCACGGTCTTGTCGGGGCTGGCCATCGCGTCCTTGTACCAGGGGCGGGTGCGTGGGTCGTACTTGGCCAGTTGCGGGTCGTCCGGCCACTTGGCGTAGCTGCCGTCTTCCAGGCCGATGGAGAGGATCGCCGCCGCCGGGTGGGTGCTGCCATAGCGGGCGAAGGCGTCGATGACGTGCCGCGCCGCCGCCGGCATGGGCTGGCTGGCGGCATCGGCGCCGGTGTAGTCCTTGAGCGAGGTTACTTCGGTGTAGAGCGGGTCCTTGGCCATCTGGTCGACGTTCTGCAAGGTGCCCTCGAAGAACTGGCGCATGTTGCCGTCGATCTGGCGGATCTCCCGGGTGCTGCCATCGAGGAATTGCTCCACCGCCTCGTTGCGGATGTTCAGCACCGAGATGCCGCCGACCAGTGCCACCGGGATGAAGGCCACCAGCACGAAGGCCAGGACCAGTTTGTTTTTTATTTTCATCGTAACGCCCAATCCGTGAGGGGGAAGGTGCGCGCGGCCGCTTCGATTCGATGCTGGCCAAGCGCCATCTTTCTGTTGCGGCGGGCGGAATATATACCTTTTGCCAAGGACTTGTGTACAAGCCGACGCGGGGATTGTCTCGAGCCATCTGCGGCGGTGCCAGCATCGGGGTCAGCGACAATGGCTTCGGCCTGAGCATTTTCGCCAATGCCAACCAAGGCAGCGGCAAGGAGAAGGGCAACGGCACCACCTGGAACGAAACCACCCTGGATGCCGGGAACCAGGCCAGCTTGCTCAGCGGGCGGGATACCACGCTCAAGGGCGCGCAGGTCAACGGCGACAAGGTGGTCGCCGACGTTGGCCGTGACCTGACGCTGCAGAGCCTGCAGGACAGCGACGACTACAAGTCCAAGCAGAGCAACGTCAGCGGTGGCGCGAGCGTCACCATCATTGGCGCCGGTGGAGCCAGCGGCAACCTCCGCGTCAGCCAGAGCAAGCTCGACTCCACCTACAAGAGCGTGCAGGAGCAGACCGGGCTGTTCGCCGGCAAGGGCGGTTACCAGGTCGAGGTGGGCAAGCACACCCAGCTTGACGGCAGCGTCATCGCCAGCACCGCCGAGGCCGACAAGAACCGCCTGAGCACCGGCACCCTGGGCTGGAGCGATATCAAGAACAAGGCCGAGTTCAAGAGCCAGATGGCCAGCGCCAGCATCAGCGGTGGCAACAACGGCTCGAGCGGCTTCACCAGCAACATGCCGACCGGCACGCTGATCGCCTTCAACCACAGTGGCAGCGCCAGCGGCACCACCGCCTCGGCGGTGTCCGAAGGCACCCTGGAGATCCGCGATCCGGGCCAGCAGAAGCAGGACGTGGCGACCCTGAGCCATGACGTGGAGCATGCCAACGACAGCATCAGCCCGATCTTCGACAAGGAGAAAGAGCAGCGGCGTCTGCAGCAGGTGCAGTTGATCGCGGATATCGGCAACCAGGTGTCGGACATCGTGCGCACCCAGGGCCAGCTCAAGGCCAAGGAGGAAGGTCGTGCCGAGCTGAAGGCGCGTGGGGTCGAGGAGCCGGGGAAAGGCGCGAGCCAAGAGGCGGTACAGGAGTACCAGAAAAAGCTGGCGGGTACCGATGCTTACCAGAGGATCATGGGTAAGTACGGTACCAGTGGTGATTACCAGCGTGTAACCCAGGCCGTTACAGCGGCCTTGCAGGGACTGGCCGGGGGAAATATCGGCTCGGCACTGGCTGGAGCCTCGGCGCCGTACCTGGCGCAAGTGATCAAGAAGTCCACCGGAGACAACACGGCGCTCAATGTCATGGCCCATGCGGTGCTGGGGGCTGTGGTGGCCCAGGCGCAGGGTAACTCGGCGGCGGCGGGTGCGGCGGGTGCCGCAGGTGGAGAAGTGGCTGCTCGTCTGATTGCCCAGCAGTTGTATGGCACCACCGATGGCAATGCCCTGAGTGAGGAGCAGAAACAGACCATTTCGGCCCTGTCGACGTTGGCCGCTGGGCTGTCCGGGGGGCTGGTGGAGGGCAACAGTGCGGGTGCTGTGGCGGGCGCGGGGGCGGGCCGCAACGCTGTTGAGAACAACTTGTTGGCGAACAAGTACGGTGTCGAGCGATTGGATGCGACCAGCCGTGCGCTGTACGAGAAGCTCAAGGCCGATGGTATTGGCAGCATTGACGATTTGCAGGAGCGGTACGAGGGCTGCGCGGGAGAGCAGGTGTGCCAGCGCGGGGTTCGCGACGAGTACAGGCAACGGGAACAAGAGGCCGGACAAAAGCTCGCTGAGATGTATGAAAGCGGAAGGTTGAGCCGGGACGAATACAACACGCTGGTGGCCGACTACGCCATTGCCATGCTGGATGGCATCAAGGAAGGGCAACGCCAGGGGCTGGGTTCAGACGACCTCAACATCTATTCACTGTCGGGCGCTGATTGGACTCCCATGGGGGTTGCTGCAAACCCTTCTGTGCGTGCGATCAGGTCTGCTGAGCGGATCGCCGAATGGCTTCGCGAAGGTGCCAGTGGCGAAGAAATCAAGATCCGCGCCCAGCAGGATGGTTTGGTCGGGTCGACGCTGTCACCGGTAGATGTGCAAGGCGTCGTCAAGATGATCGATGATGGCGCTGGGTGGAAGGATGTTCTAAAGTTTGGCGTGTTGGCGGTTTATGGAAGGGCTACAAATGGTGCAAAAGCAACCACACAGCGGTTGCCAAGCAGTTTGCCGGAGAATCTTACGGGTTATGCAAACCCGGCAGATATAAGGTTCACTCAGAATAGTGTGTCGAATACCTTTAAAGATGGACAATCTCTCCAGTCAACAATTAACGGGTTGAAATCTGGAAAAATATTGCCCGATGACTTGCCGCCAATTCGTGTTTTTGAAAAGGACGGTGTAATTTACAGCTTGGACAATCGTCGTCTGATGGCTGCTTCTCAGGCTGGTGTACCAGTGAAAATTGTTCCCGCCACTCAGGCCGAGGTAGCCAAAGAAGCTTGGAAAATGACTACCCCAAACGGTGGTACAATTATTTGTGTTAGAGGTTCTTGCCAGTGACTATAAGTAGAGATATTGACTCTGTAGAGAGTAAAGAGGATTTTGCGGATTTTCTGGCCGCCTTACGGAATGACCTAATAGAAAATCCGGATGACTGGGAAAACCAAACCCTAGATAGATTTTTAGATGGCATGGAATCTTGGGTTAGAGTGATCGACGCATACTCTCGGAACGCTGGGGACGTGGAAGTACTTTCTCCAAGCTGGAAAACTTTCGCAAAAATACTCTCTGCTGCAAAAGTGTATGAATAAAGTCAGTTCTGATTGTTCGAGATTGATTTAATTGTTGCAAAAGGCGCAGACAATGCAGCAACTTATGCTGCTGATGATATTCGCTTCTCGCAGAATTCTGTTTCGTTCAACAAGACAGATCGGGTCTCTGGCACGAATTACACCTACGACGATTTAGTCCAGAGCATGAAAACCAATGGCTGGAAAGGTGACCCGGTTGATGTGTTGAAAATGCATGATGGCAAGCTGACTAGTATGGAAAACACGCGTAAGCGCTCCATGAACCCCACATTCAAAGCACTTACCTGATCCCCGATGCTGTGCTCCCGATTTCTTTCTGGAGCTCGCCGACCATGATGCGACCCGACGCCAAAGTCGAAAAAGTGTACCTCTACCCCAAGCCCGTCGACTTTCGAAAGTCCATCGATGGCCTGGCCGCTCTGGTCGAACTCGATATCAAGGTGGCGGTGTTCGACCCGGTGCTTTTCGTCTTCCTCAACAAGCCGCGCAACCGCGTGAAGATCGTGTATTGGGAACGCAACGGCT
Coding sequences:
- a CDS encoding formate dehydrogenase subunit delta, coding for MSSDNLVKMANQIAHYFDSEPDHAKAVQGVRQHLQSFWTPAMRRQLAVWVEAHAGEGLDPKVREAL
- a CDS encoding hemagglutinin repeat-containing protein gives rise to the protein MLAKRHLSVAAGGIYTFCQGLVYKPTRGLSRAICGGASIGVSDNGFGLSIFANANQGSGKEKGNGTTWNETTLDAGNQASLLSGRDTTLKGAQVNGDKVVADVGRDLTLQSLQDSDDYKSKQSNVSGGASVTIIGAGGASGNLRVSQSKLDSTYKSVQEQTGLFAGKGGYQVEVGKHTQLDGSVIASTAEADKNRLSTGTLGWSDIKNKAEFKSQMASASISGGNNGSSGFTSNMPTGTLIAFNHSGSASGTTASAVSEGTLEIRDPGQQKQDVATLSHDVEHANDSISPIFDKEKEQRRLQQVQLIADIGNQVSDIVRTQGQLKAKEEGRAELKARGVEEPGKGASQEAVQEYQKKLAGTDAYQRIMGKYGTSGDYQRVTQAVTAALQGLAGGNIGSALAGASAPYLAQVIKKSTGDNTALNVMAHAVLGAVVAQAQGNSAAAGAAGAAGGEVAARLIAQQLYGTTDGNALSEEQKQTISALSTLAAGLSGGLVEGNSAGAVAGAGAGRNAVENNLLANKYGVERLDATSRALYEKLKADGIGSIDDLQERYEGCAGEQVCQRGVRDEYRQREQEAGQKLAEMYESGRLSRDEYNTLVADYAIAMLDGIKEGQRQGLGSDDLNIYSLSGADWTPMGVAANPSVRAIRSAERIAEWLREGASGEEIKIRAQQDGLVGSTLSPVDVQGVVKMIDDGAGWKDVLKFGVLAVYGRATNGAKATTQRLPSSLPENLTGYANPADIRFTQNSVSNTFKDGQSLQSTINGLKSGKILPDDLPPIRVFEKDGVIYSLDNRRLMAASQAGVPVKIVPATQAEVAKEAWKMTTPNGGTIICVRGSCQ
- the fdhF gene encoding formate dehydrogenase subunit alpha; the encoded protein is MINYFDPRQAADLGTPERVSEVQVSLVIDGRAISVPAGTSVMRAAAMLGTSIPKLCATDSLEAFGSCRMCMVEIDGMRGYPASCTTPVGEGMVVRTQTPRLADLRRNVMELYISDHPLDCLTCSANGNCELQTVAGQVGLREVRYGYYGANHLAEQKDVSNPYFDYEPSKCIVCNRCVRACEEIQGTFALTITGRGFASRVAAAGGDNFLESECVSCGACVQACPTATLSEKSLIQLGQPERAVTTTCAYCGVGCSLRAEMKGDQLVRMVPDKHGGANHGHACVKGRFAWGYATHPDRITKPMIRKRLEDPWQEVSWDEAVAYAASELRRIQLKYGHDSIGGITSSRCTNEEAYLVQKLVRTAFGNNNVDTCARVCHSPTGYGLKQTLGESAGTQSFDSVMQADVILVIGANPTDAHPVFGAQLKRRLRQGARLIVIDPRRIDLVDSPHARAELHLQLRPGTNVAMLNALAHVIVSEGLLDQRFIDARCETEDFARWRDFVALADNAPEVLGPVCGVPAEQIRAAARLYASAGNAAIYYGLGVTEHSQGSTAVMGIANLAMATGNIGREGVGVNPLRGQNNVQGSCDMGSFPHELPGYRHISNASVRAEFEQAWGVTLQPDPGLRIPNMFEAALDGSFKALYCQGEDIAQSDPNTQHVTAALLAMECVVVQDIFLNETAKFAHVFLPGSSFLEKDGTFTNAERRISRVRKVMEPLAGKADWEATVALAGALGYPMHYPDPSAIMDEIARLTPSFHRVSYAELERHGSLQWPCNEAAPDGTPTMHIEQFVRGKGRFMLTGYVPTDEKVNSRYPLLLTTGRILSQYNVGAQTRRTGNVAWHDEDRLEIHPSDAESRGISDGDWVGIGSRSGQSVLRARVSGRVAPGVVYTTFHFPESGANVITTDNSDWATNCPEYKVTAVEVAKVFQPSEWQKRYQHFSDEQQRLLKERRQADKVEVRR
- a CDS encoding methyl-accepting chemotaxis protein: MAGDMNEAAGRQREAVELVSTAFNQMVATANEVARSCSSAADAAEHGHRRVAEGKQQIEATTDNVNRLGRRLSESSQAMVELEEGSRSINQILGTIRAIAEQTNLLALNAAIEAARAGDQGRGFAVVADEVRALAKRTADSTGEIDQLLNTLGDKTQEVSQKMESCLDLSRASVTSIASARDSFEGIQLSVNEIRDQNLQISAAAEEQHSVAEEINRHIQQIYDEARLVEGLASSAQADSGRLALLSDELNGLVGRFKS
- the tnpB gene encoding IS66 family insertion sequence element accessory protein TnpB (TnpB, as the term is used for proteins encoded by IS66 family insertion elements, is considered an accessory protein, since TnpC, encoded by a neighboring gene, is a DDE family transposase.) codes for the protein MMRPDAKVEKVYLYPKPVDFRKSIDGLAALVELDIKVAVFDPVLFVFLNKPRNRVKIVYWERNGFCLWLKRLESERFKTSPDVTDEAIVLTVQELNWLLDGFDLWRNRPHQVLTPRFVA
- a CDS encoding DUF7660 family protein, which codes for MTISRDIDSVESKEDFADFLAALRNDLIENPDDWENQTLDRFLDGMESWVRVIDAYSRNAGDVEVLSPSWKTFAKILSAAKVYE
- a CDS encoding MFS transporter; translated protein: MPNHHAIPRSVWALGFVSMLMDISSEMIHALLPLYMVGVLGTSVLAVGLIEGIAEATASITKVFSGALSDRLGQRKLLTAVGYGLAAVSKPVFPLASGLEWLTAARFVDRIGKGIRGAPRDALIADITPTELRGAAFGLRQALDTVGAFIGPLLAILLMWLTASHFQTVFWAAVIPALLAVYVLLVFVREPAGSAASRPHAPLALRELANLGPAYWRLVLLATLFTLARFSEAFLLLRGQALGLPALWAPGVLVVMSLAFSLSAYPAGALSDRVGRRGVLMTGLGLLVLADLALALLPGWAGLALGVGLWGLHLGFSQGVFAALIADHAPAHLRGTAFGVFNLLTGVALLVASVLAGGLWDGLGYQATFMAGAVFALVTLAGLWLTR
- a CDS encoding ABC transporter ATP-binding protein/permease; protein product: MDMNWHQALQESLRWLAIASSITLVCFTITALLAVRYTRWGAQFWQLAGPYFSWRRSWRPLLAFALLLVLTLFSVRLNVLFSFWYNGFYSALQALDQTAFWYLLGVFAVLATIHVLRSLFTFYVTQAFNIRWRVWLTERLTADWMHGDAYYRGQFLAEPVDNPDQRIELDVNAFVTGSVSLALGAVSALVSLVAFTGILWGLSAPLTVAGIEVPRAMVFAVYVYVLIATWIAFRLGQPLIRLNFLNEKFTANFRYALMRLRENAENIAFYQGAQVERGTLLGRFFTLIGNAWALVFRNLKFSGFNLGVSQVAVVFPFILQAPRFFSGAIKLGDVMQTAQAFGQVQDSLSFFRESYDTFAQYRATLDRLTGFLDANQQAGALPRVTTVEQAHALDIQGLQVLRPDGHALIADLHLNLRAGQALLIKGPSGSGKTTLLRALAGLWPYAEGEVRRPLGQQALFLAQRPYLPLGDLRTAIAYPADGLPADDGRMRQALEQVNLAHLVERLGEARDWSRILSIGEQQRLAFARVLFNRPQVVFLDESTSAMDEGLEHALYGLLRREMPGSLLVSVGHRGTLAGFHSHRLEVDGQGGWSLLEQQAVQAPA